The following DNA comes from Enterocloster bolteae.
TGCAAAAAGGCTGTGGCAGCACAGTCATGAAGCAGCGCCTTTTTGAGCCCTGCTATGGGGGTATACAATAAAATACAATTGTCTGTTTCGGCATTTCTTGCTATAATATATCATAATGTGAGAGAAATATTAGGTCCCTGGGGGAGTAGCCATGTCGTTAACAATTGTGTTGTCCAATCAGAAGGGCGGTGTTGGGAAAACCACGTCAGCCTATGTGCTGTCAACAGCCCTGAAGGAAAAGGGTTATAAAGTCCTTGCGGTGGATATGGATCCGCAGGGTAATCTGAGCTTCGCCATGGGGGCGGACACTGAGAGCGCCACCATATACGATGTGTTAAAGGGGGAGTTAAAGCCCAGGTATGCGGTTCAGAAATCAGCCCTGGTGGATATCATTCCCTCTAATATCCTTCTCAGCGGCATTGAGCTGGAGTTTACCGGCGCGCGCAGGGAGTTTCTTTTGAAGGAGGCGCTGGAATCACTAAAAAGTTCCTATGATTATATTCTCATTGATTCTCCGCCGGCCCTGGGAGTGCTGACCGTGAACGCGTTTACTGCGTCTGATTACGTCCTGGTGCCCATGCTTTCCGATATATTCAGTCTTCAGGGGATAACCCAGTTGGATGAAACCATATGCCGTGTCAGGAATTACTGTAATCCCCGGATCCAGATACTGGGGGTATTTCTCACCAAGCACAACCCCAGGACAAATTTCAGCAAAGAAGTGGAAGGCGCCCTGCGCATGGTGGCAGAGGATTTGGATGTTCCGGTTCTGGACACATTTATCCGGGACAGCGTTGCGCTTCGGGAAGCCCAGTCCCTTCAGCGCTCCGTGCTGGAGTATGCGCCTGAGTG
Coding sequences within:
- a CDS encoding ParA family protein, with product MSLTIVLSNQKGGVGKTTSAYVLSTALKEKGYKVLAVDMDPQGNLSFAMGADTESATIYDVLKGELKPRYAVQKSALVDIIPSNILLSGIELEFTGARREFLLKEALESLKSSYDYILIDSPPALGVLTVNAFTASDYVLVPMLSDIFSLQGITQLDETICRVRNYCNPRIQILGVFLTKHNPRTNFSKEVEGALRMVAEDLDVPVLDTFIRDSVALREAQSLQRSVLEYAPECNAVQDYKKLIQELIQRGLKADV